From Faecalicatena sp. Marseille-Q4148:
GACTGCCGGTCAGAAACTATGGTATCAAGGTCAGGTTGCCGCGGCATATTATTATTCGACATCGTGCGGGATGTCTACAGATATGACTGCCTGGGGCGGCAGTGCGGGAGAGGAAACAGCATATCTGAAGAGCATAAGCATTTCCGGCGAGCAGGGGGATTATGAAAAAGAGCTTCCGTGGTATCGCTGGGAAGCTGCAATCCCCAAAACAGTGATCTCCGATTTGATTTCGGAATATGTAGAAGCAGATATCGGAAATCTAACGCGTCTGGAAGTTACGGAAAGGGGAGCCGGAGGTGTGGCGCTTGTCCTTGTGGCAGAGGGCGACAGAGGAAGTGCGGTTATAGAGACAGAGAATAAGATACGCAGAGCACTTGGCGGCAGCGGATATGAGATTATGAAGCAGGATGGCAATCTGACACCGGCAAGAGACTTGCTGCCGAGTGCTTTTTTTGAGATTGAAGAGCAGCCGGAACAAATCATTCTTCACGGGGGCGGTTTCGGTCACGGAATTGGAATGAGTCAGAATGGAGCTAACGAAATGGCAAAACAGGGAATGGAATATGAGGAAATATTGAAAACATTTTACTGTGGAGTTACCATTGAATAGCAGGAAGAAACATGGTATGATTTGGAAAAAATAAAGGGGGAAACACAAATGTCAAAAAATCTGTTGGAGAAACTGAATCAGGCAGGACGCCGCATTGGAGATGACCATGTGGGAGCATATGCGGCACAGTCGGCATATTTTTTCATGTTATCGCTGATCCCGCTTTTGCTTTTATTATTGACACTTGTGCAGTATACACCTCTGACAAGGGAAGACATTATGCTTGGAATTGAGACGTTGTTTCCAAGTGCGTCACATTCCGCATCTTCACTGGATACATGGCTGATCTCTATCGTGAATGAAGTCTATAACCAATCAAAAGCAGTTGTTCCGGTTACGGCGCTAGTGGCATTCTGGTCGGCAGGAAGGGGAGTGCTGGCTTTGACGACAGGACTTAATTGCATTTATGGGGCGAAGGAAACCCGTAATTATATTTTTCTGAGGATCCGGGCGGCATGTTATACGCTGATGTTTGTCCTGTCGATTATCATTTCTATGCTGCTGCTTGTCTTTGGTAATTCGATCAGTATGTTGATTAATTCTTATGTACCGTTTCTCAAACGAATGACGGATATGGTCATTGGAAGCAGAACGATCATTGCTATGTGTCTGTTTACGCTGCTGTTTGCTATGGTGTATAAGTATCTTCCGAATCACAGGAACAGAGCGGAAAAAAGAAAACAAAAAAGACTGTTTCCGGGAGCAGTTCTGGCGGCAGTCGGCTGGCTTGTGATTTCTTATGTGAGTTCTATTTATGTGGAGGTTTTTCGGGGCTTTTCTAATATGTACGGAAGTCTTACAATGATTATTCTAATGATGCTCTGGATGTATTTCTGCCTTTATATGCTGCTGCTTGGCGGCGAGCTGAATGTGTATTTGGAAAGCCTTGACAGAGCAGAATAGATTCTATAGAATGAAATCAGTTTCAGGAAGAAAAGGGGTGTTACAGCGGTATGGCCCGAACAATAGATGAGATACAGATGAGGAAAATGATTGGAGCTGTGATTACAGCAGACGGAACCGGAGAGCGGGATGGTGCATCCAGAGCGCTTCAGAAGATTCAGGGAATGACTTTGGCAGAATATATTACGGTGAATTTTCAGAGAGCGGGTGTGAAAGATATTGTGATCGTAGCCGGGAGCCGGGAAGAACAGTTGAAAAAGCAGCTGAAGGGATTTGGAGTTACTTTTTTGCAGAATGAATCCTGTGAAGCGGGAAGACAGCCGGAGATGCTGGATTCGGTGAAGACGGGGCTTTCCTATCTGAAGGAAAGATGCAGCAGAGTATTTATCTGTCCGGTGGACGTTCCGTTCTTTCTTCTGGAGACACTGGAACAATTGCTGAGTGAAGAAAAACCGGTAGTAATACCTTCCTACAACCACAGAGGAGGACATCCGGTACTGTTAGGAGAGGAAATTTTTTCTGATGTAATAAAGTACGAAGGGACAGGAGGGCTGCGAGGGGCGCTCAGATCTCTCGGACAGAAGCCAGTCTATGTGGAGATGAGAGATCCGGGAACGGTGGAACCTGTTTTAGAAGGAAGCAGGATTCAGAAGAAGGTAGCAGAGGCATACCAAAGGAATTTGAAGCGAGCACATGTGAAAGTGCAGCTGATCCACACGAAGCCGTATTTTGGTCCGGGAACGGTAACACTGCTTCGACAGATACACAGGCTTGGATCGGTCAGAGAAGCAAGTGAAAGGACAGGAATTTCTTACAGCAAAGCCTGGTCTATGATCCGGACTGCGGAGGAAGAATCCGGGCTTGAACTGGTAAGACGCCGTCCGGGAGGAAAGTTCGGCGGAATGGCGGAGGTAACAGATGACTGTCTGGAACTGATCCGCAAATATGAAGAATTGGAGAAGTCGGCAGAACAGTTCGTGAAAGCAGAGTATCAGAGAATTTTTGGAGAGGATGCCGGGAAAAGAAGAGAAAATCCGTAAAACCCCTTGACATAAGTTTCTGATATAGATACAATGTTTAAGAAAATAACTATTTACCGCATAGAGAAAGGCAATGACTGCGTTAGTAGAGAACTGTTTTCTATCAGAGAGAAGGAATCATCGGCTGGGAGTTCCTTTTAGTTCAGACAGGGATCGAATTTCCCGCAAGAGCTGCTGATTTGAAATGCCGAGAAGGATTTCAGGCAGAGTAGATGATGACGTAAGATGCACGTTACGCGTATGAAAGCGCCTGCAGAGAGTATCCGCAGGAATTAGGGTGGTACCGCGATTGACCTCGTCCCTTTTGGGACGGGGATTTTTTTGATTATTTTTTAGGAGGAACGTTATGGAACAGAAATTACAGAGCATCAAAGAAGAAGCGCTGAAATTGATTCAGGCTGCAGATGCGCCGGAAAAGCTGAATGATGTCAGAGTGAAATATCTGGGAAAGAAAGGGGAGTTGACAGCTGTTCTGAAAGGAATGAAAGATGTCGCTCCGGAAGACCGTCCGAAAGTAGGACAGATGGTCAATGATACCCGTACAGAGATTGAAGAAGCGTTAGAAGCATCTAAAAAAGAAATGGACGCTAAGATTCTTGAAGAACGTCTGAAAAAAGAAGTGATTGACGTAACACTGCCGGCGAAGAAAAATGAAGTCGGACACCGTCACCCGAATACAATTGCGCTTGAAGAAGTAGAGCGTATTTTCATTGGAATGGGATATGAAGTTGTGGAAGGACCGGAAGTAGAGTATGATCTTTACAACTTTGAGAAACTGAATATTCCGGCAGATCATCCGGCAAAGGATGAGCAGGACACCTTCTATGTAAATAAAGATATTGTCCTTCGTACACAGACATCACCTGTTCAGGCCCGGGTTATGGAACAGGGAAAGCTTCCAATCCGTATGATTGCTCCGGGACGCGTATTCCGTTCAGATGAAGTAGATGCAACACATTCTCCGTCTTTCCATCAGATTGAAGGACTTGTGATCGATAAGAATATTACATTTGCTGATTTAAAAGGAACCTTAGAAGAATTTGCGAAAGAGCTGTTTGGACCGGAGACAAAGACGAAATTCCGTCCGCATCATTTCCCATTTACAGAACCGAGTGCCGAAGTGGACGTTTCCTGTTTCAAATGCGGAGGAAAAGGATGCCGTTTCTGTAAAGGTTCCGGCTGGATTGAAATTCTCGGCTGCGGTATGGTACATCCGCATGTGCTGGAAATGTGCGGCATTGATCCGAATGAATACACCGGATTTGCGTTTGGTGTTGGGTTAGAGCGAATCGCCCTTCTGAAATACGAGATCGACGATATGAGACTGCTCTACGAAAATGATATCAGATTCTTAAGACAATTCTAGGAGGATAAAAAATGAACACTTCATTATCATGGATTAAAGCGTATGTTCCGGATCTTTGCGTGACAGCGCAGGAATATACGGATGCAATGACATTATCCGGAACAAAAGTAGAAGGATATGAAATTTTAGATAGAGATCTGGATAAGATCGTGATTGGACAGATTGAAAAGATTGAGAGACATCCGGATGCAGACAAGCTGATTATCTGTCAGGTTAATATTGGAGCGGAGAAGATCCAGATCGTAACAGGCGCTCCGAATGTGAAAGAAGGGGACAAAGTTCCGGTTGTTCTTGTTGGCGGACGTGTGGCAGGAGGCCATGACGGCAAGAAGACAGAAGGCGGAATTGAGATTAAAGAAGGAAAGCTTCGCGGAATTGACTCTTATGGAATGATGTGCTCAATTGAAGAGATGGGTTCTACGAGAGAAATGTATCCGGAAGCGCCGGAATACGGCATTTATATTTTCGAGGAAGATGCCGAAGTAGGAGCAGATGCCATTGAGGCGCTTGGGCTTCACGATGCAGTGATTGAATACGAAGTGACATCTAACCGTGTAGACTGCTATAGCGTTGTTGGAATTGCAAGAGAAGCAGCGGCAACATTTGGCAAAGAATTCTGCCCGCCGGTTGTGACTGAGACCGGAAATGATGAGGATGTAAATGATTATATTAAAGTATCTGTAGAAAGTCCGCAGTACTGTTCACGTTACTGTGCAAGAGTTGTAAAGAATATTAAGATCGGCCCTTCTCCGAAATGGATGCAGAGACGTCTTGCGTCTGTTGGCATTCGCCCGATCAACAATCTTGTTGATATTACAAACTATGTTATGGAAGAATACGGACAGCCGATGCATGCTTATGACCTGGATCTGATCGAAGGCAAGGAAATTATTGTCAAAACGGCTTCAAACGGAGAGAAATTCGTAACGTTAGATGGTCAGGAACGTGAATTGGATGAAAATGTTCTGATGATCTGTGACAGTAAGAAAGCAATCGGTCTTGCCGGAATCATGGGAGGAGAAAATTCCATGATTACAGATGATGTGAAGACAATGCTGTTCGAGGCGGCATGTTTTGACGGAACGAATATCCGTCTTTCAAGCAAGCGGGTAGGACTTCGAACAGATGCGTCCGGTAAGTTCGAAAAAGGACTGGATCCAAATAATGCAGAGGCAGCAATCAATCGCGCATGTCAGCTTATTGAAGAGCTTGGCGCCGGAGAAGTCGTAGGCGGCATGGTTGATGTTTACAGCAAGAAGAAAGAGCCGGTTCGCGTTCCGTTTGATGCAAAAGCAATCAATGCATTGCTCGGTACTGCAATTTCTGAAGAAGAGATGCTTGGATATTTCACAAAAATCGGTCTGGAATATGATGAGGAAGCAAAAGAAATCATTGCGCCGACATTCCGTCATGACCTTTTCCGTCTTGCAGATCTTGCAGAAGAGGTAGCGAGATTCTACGGATATGACAATATTCCGACAACACTTCCGTGTGGAGAAGCGACAACAGGAAAGCTTCCATTTAAGCTTCGGATCGAGCAGGTGGCAAGAGAGATTGCGGAATTCTGTGGATTCAGCCAGGGAATGACATATTCTTTCGAAAGTCCGAAAGTATTTGATAAGCTTCGAATTCCGGCAGATGCAAAGGAACGTGAAGCAATTCAGATTATGAATCCGCTTGGAGAAGATTACAGTGTTATGCGCACGGTTTCTCTGAATGGAATGCTTACATCTCTTGCGAGAAACTATAATAGAAGAAATAAAAATGTTCGTCTCTATGAACTTGGAAATATTTATGTGCCAAAGGCGCTTCCGCTGACAGAACTTCCGGATGAGCGGATGCAGTTCACACTTGGAATGTACGGAGACGGAGATTTCTTCACAATGAAAGGTGTTGTAGAAGAATTTTTCGACAAGATCGGTATGCATCAGAAAGAAACGTATGCACCGGACAGCAATAAGCCATTCCTGCATCCTGGAAGACAGGCAAATATTATTTATGACGGAGAAATTGTTGGATATCTTGGTGAAGTACATCCGATCGTAGCAGATACTTATGACATTGGAGAGCGCGCTTATGTGGCAGTGCTTGATATGCCGGTTGTAACAAAATTTGCTACATTCGACCGCAAATACGAAGGCATTGCAAAATATCCGGCAGTAACAAGAGACATCAGTATGGTTGTTCCGAAAGAGATTCTGGCAGGTCAGATTGAAGCAATGATCGATCAGAGAGGCGGCAAGATTCTGGAAAGCTATCAGTTATTTGACTTATATGAAGGAGCCCAGATTCAGGAAGGATATAAGTCTGTTGCATATAAGATTACATTCCGTGCGAAAGACCGTACACTTGAGGAGGCAGATATCAATGCTGCAATGAAGAAAATCCTTAACGGTCTGTCCGGAATGGGCATTGAGCTTCGTCAGTAATGAGAACAAAACAGCGTTTTTCAAATAAAGAAATGATTTTGAGCGGGTTATTTACGGCATTGATCGCAGTGGGGGCATTTCTCCAGATCAATATTCCGGTCCAGCCGTTCCCGATGCATTTTACACTGCAGTTTTTCTTCGTTCTGCTTGCCGGGTTCTTCCTCGGCGGCAGAATGGGCTGCATGAGTGTGTGCACATACCTGATGATTGGACTGGCGGGAATACCTGTATTTGCATCCGGAGGCGGTATCGGCTATCTTGTCCGACCGACCTTCGGCTTTCTTATTGGATTTGCTTTTGCGGCATTTGCG
This genomic window contains:
- a CDS encoding biotin transporter BioY encodes the protein MRTKQRFSNKEMILSGLFTALIAVGAFLQINIPVQPFPMHFTLQFFFVLLAGFFLGGRMGCMSVCTYLMIGLAGIPVFASGGGIGYLVRPTFGFLIGFAFAAFAAGKLAARKEELTFAWLLISALVGMIVMYLCGMIYFYFISNYIISMPVSWKIVLINCCLLTISGDIVLCVMAAAVAKRLVPVVRKLN
- a CDS encoding phenylalanine--tRNA ligase subunit beta; protein product: MNTSLSWIKAYVPDLCVTAQEYTDAMTLSGTKVEGYEILDRDLDKIVIGQIEKIERHPDADKLIICQVNIGAEKIQIVTGAPNVKEGDKVPVVLVGGRVAGGHDGKKTEGGIEIKEGKLRGIDSYGMMCSIEEMGSTREMYPEAPEYGIYIFEEDAEVGADAIEALGLHDAVIEYEVTSNRVDCYSVVGIAREAAATFGKEFCPPVVTETGNDEDVNDYIKVSVESPQYCSRYCARVVKNIKIGPSPKWMQRRLASVGIRPINNLVDITNYVMEEYGQPMHAYDLDLIEGKEIIVKTASNGEKFVTLDGQERELDENVLMICDSKKAIGLAGIMGGENSMITDDVKTMLFEAACFDGTNIRLSSKRVGLRTDASGKFEKGLDPNNAEAAINRACQLIEELGAGEVVGGMVDVYSKKKEPVRVPFDAKAINALLGTAISEEEMLGYFTKIGLEYDEEAKEIIAPTFRHDLFRLADLAEEVARFYGYDNIPTTLPCGEATTGKLPFKLRIEQVAREIAEFCGFSQGMTYSFESPKVFDKLRIPADAKEREAIQIMNPLGEDYSVMRTVSLNGMLTSLARNYNRRNKNVRLYELGNIYVPKALPLTELPDERMQFTLGMYGDGDFFTMKGVVEEFFDKIGMHQKETYAPDSNKPFLHPGRQANIIYDGEIVGYLGEVHPIVADTYDIGERAYVAVLDMPVVTKFATFDRKYEGIAKYPAVTRDISMVVPKEILAGQIEAMIDQRGGKILESYQLFDLYEGAQIQEGYKSVAYKITFRAKDRTLEEADINAAMKKILNGLSGMGIELRQ
- the pheS gene encoding phenylalanine--tRNA ligase subunit alpha, translated to MEQKLQSIKEEALKLIQAADAPEKLNDVRVKYLGKKGELTAVLKGMKDVAPEDRPKVGQMVNDTRTEIEEALEASKKEMDAKILEERLKKEVIDVTLPAKKNEVGHRHPNTIALEEVERIFIGMGYEVVEGPEVEYDLYNFEKLNIPADHPAKDEQDTFYVNKDIVLRTQTSPVQARVMEQGKLPIRMIAPGRVFRSDEVDATHSPSFHQIEGLVIDKNITFADLKGTLEEFAKELFGPETKTKFRPHHFPFTEPSAEVDVSCFKCGGKGCRFCKGSGWIEILGCGMVHPHVLEMCGIDPNEYTGFAFGVGLERIALLKYEIDDMRLLYENDIRFLRQF
- a CDS encoding YihY/virulence factor BrkB family protein, giving the protein MSKNLLEKLNQAGRRIGDDHVGAYAAQSAYFFMLSLIPLLLLLLTLVQYTPLTREDIMLGIETLFPSASHSASSLDTWLISIVNEVYNQSKAVVPVTALVAFWSAGRGVLALTTGLNCIYGAKETRNYIFLRIRAACYTLMFVLSIIISMLLLVFGNSISMLINSYVPFLKRMTDMVIGSRTIIAMCLFTLLFAMVYKYLPNHRNRAEKRKQKRLFPGAVLAAVGWLVISYVSSIYVEVFRGFSNMYGSLTMIILMMLWMYFCLYMLLLGGELNVYLESLDRAE
- a CDS encoding NTP transferase domain-containing protein; amino-acid sequence: MARTIDEIQMRKMIGAVITADGTGERDGASRALQKIQGMTLAEYITVNFQRAGVKDIVIVAGSREEQLKKQLKGFGVTFLQNESCEAGRQPEMLDSVKTGLSYLKERCSRVFICPVDVPFFLLETLEQLLSEEKPVVIPSYNHRGGHPVLLGEEIFSDVIKYEGTGGLRGALRSLGQKPVYVEMRDPGTVEPVLEGSRIQKKVAEAYQRNLKRAHVKVQLIHTKPYFGPGTVTLLRQIHRLGSVREASERTGISYSKAWSMIRTAEEESGLELVRRRPGGKFGGMAEVTDDCLELIRKYEELEKSAEQFVKAEYQRIFGEDAGKRRENP